The Paracholeplasma manati sequence TCATAGTATTTTCGCGGTCGAGATTCTTGGGTATCCCAATTCGATACCAACAACCCTTGGGTTTCCAATCTTCTCAACATCGGGTATAACGTCCCCGCTTCAATGTACACATGCTTCTCTTCTAATGCTTGTAGTAGAGAATAGCCATATTGTTTTTCTTTAAGTAGAGACAACACCGCTAAGGTTTGTGTCCCTCGTCTTAATTCAATTTCGAGATTATTTAGGATGGTTTGATCCA is a genomic window containing:
- a CDS encoding PadR family transcriptional regulator, giving the protein MDQTILNNLEIELRRGTQTLAVLSLLKEKQYGYSLLQALEEKHVYIEAGTLYPMLRRLETQGLLVSNWDTQESRPRKYYELSTDGQAALDKLIEVYRDMTKHFSSLL